One region of Bactrocera neohumeralis isolate Rockhampton chromosome 5, APGP_CSIRO_Bneo_wtdbg2-racon-allhic-juicebox.fasta_v2, whole genome shotgun sequence genomic DNA includes:
- the LOC126759315 gene encoding uncharacterized protein LOC126759315: MDKSKRKVWTKADTLLFLKCYTERKDEFLHARKKKFAYENVLEGMVYQGFTDTTINAAALVSKMRTLLNAYKTAKDNEKQTGTSPCTVPYMREMDEIFGESCLVSNNHTINIGTEPQEALVESSG; this comes from the exons ATGGACAAAag CAAAAGAAAAGTTTGGACGAAGGCCGATACACTTCTATTCCTGAAGTGCTACACTGAGAGGAAGGATGAGTTCCTGCATGCGCGGAAGAAAAAGTTCGCATATGAAAACGTCTTGGAGGGCATGGTATATCAAGGATTTACA GATACAACAATTAATGCGGCTGCCCTTGTATCAAAAATGCGAACGCTTTTGAATGCCTACAAAACAGCGAAAGACAACGAGAAGCAGACTGGCACTTCTCCGTGCACAGTACCTTATATGCGCGAAATGGACGAAATTTTTGGCGAAAGTTGCTTGGTGTCCAACAACCACACCATAAATATTGGGACAGAACCTCAAGAGGCATTGGTTGAGTCTAGTGGttag